AATCGGGTGACGCCGTGACCGACGGTGGCGGAGCTCCGGTCGTGATGTCGCCGGCCGGACAGGAGGCCCAGGAAGGCGCGGTGCTGGGCAACTACCAGCTGGAGAAGCTCCTGGGCGAAGGGTCCATGGGCCGCGTGTTCCAGGCGCGGCACGTGCGGCTGGGGCGCCAGGTGGCGCTCAAGGTCCTCAAGCCGGAGCACGCGCGGGACAGCTCGTTCGTGCAGCGCTTCTTCCAGGAGGCGCGCACCGTCAATCAGATCAACCACGAGCACATCGTGGAGGTCTTCGACTTCGTGGACGAGTCGCCCGACGGGCACGTCTACTGCGTGATGGAGCTCTTGCGCGGGCAGAGCCTGGCGGCGCTCCTGAAGGAGGAGGGGCTGACGCTGGAGCGCGTGCAGCGCATGGGCGTGCAGGTGTGCGCGGCGCTGGGCGCGGCCCACCAGGTGGGCGTGGTGCACCGGGACATCAAGCCGGACAACCTCTTCATCACGCAGCGCTCCGGGCAGCAGGACTTCGTGAAGGTGTTGGACTTCGGCGTGGCGAAGCTCATCACCACTCAGACGGGCGTGAGCCTCACCGGCACGCTGGACGGGACCATCATCGGCACGCCGGCGTACATGGCGCCGGAGCAGGCCGCGGGGCTGCCGGTGGACGCGCGCGCGGACATCTACGCGGTGGGCAACATCCTCTACGAGATGCTCTCCGGCCACCCGCCATTCCAGGCGCCGGCCTTCGGGCAGCTGGTGGTGCAGATCATCACCCAGCAGCCGCCGCCGCTGCCGTCGCACCTGCCTTCGGGCGAGCGCGTGCCGCCGGAGCTGGCGCAGCTGGTGATGCGCTGCCTGGCGAAGGAGCCGGAAGGACGTCCCCAGCAGCTGGCGGAGGTCACCACGGCGCTGCTCCTGATGCCCACCGCGCCGGCCGCTGAGCCGCGCACCGAAGCGCTGGTGGTGGAGGAGGCGGAGCGGCCCACCCTGCGCATGCGCGTGCCGGGCCTCCTGCGCTCCCGGCGGCTCCAGGTGTCCGTGGGGCTGGCGGCGCTCGCGCTGGTGTCCGGCATCACCACGTGGAACGGGCTGCACTCGATGCGCGCCTCCCATGCCGAACAGGCTCCGGCGGTGGCGTCCGCCACGGAAGCGGCCGCGCAGGGGACACCGGCGGCGGGCGCGGCGGACGCGGTGACGCTCACGGTGAACTCGTCGCCGCCGGGCGCGAAGGTGGTGCGCGTGGACACCGGCGAGGAGCTGGGCGTCACGCCGCTGACGAAGGCGCTGAGCCGGCAGGCGGTGCCGCCGCAGCTGCGCGTGGAGCTCGCGGGCTACGTTCCGTTGGAGCGGGCGGTGGAGCTGAAGCAGGATGCCGCCGCCGCGGAGCTGTCCGTGCCGCTGGTGAAGGCGAGCGCGGGGCCGCGCCGAGCCCCCGCGCGTGCGCCGGGCCGCAAGGGAGGAAGCCGGGATGCGGTCATTGATCCGTTCGCGGCGCAGTGAGCCCAAGGCGTTGAGCCTGGCGCTCGCGCTCGCGCTGGGGACGCCGGTCCCGGCGGTGGCGGCGGAGGCGACGGTCACCTCCGTGGACGACCAGGCGCGGGAGAAGTTCTCCGAGGGCAACCTGGCGTACGACCTGGGCGAGTTCGACCGGGCGCTCAAGGCCTTCAGCGAGGCGTACCGCATCAAGCCGCTGCCCGCGTTCCTCTTCAACATCGCGCAGTGCCACCGGCAGCTGAACAACCCGTCGCGCGCGTCCTTCTTCTACCGGCGCTACCTGTCGCTGTCGCAGGGGGAGCCGGCCAACGCGGACGTGGTGCGCGAGCTCATCGCGGAGATGGACACCAAGGCGCGCGTCCAGGAGGAGCAGCGCCGGGAGCGCGAGCGCTTCGCCAGGGACCGTGAGCTCCAGAAGGCGCGGGAGCAGGCCGCGCTGGCGGAGGCGCGCGCCAACGAGGCGAGGCTCGCCGCGAATCCGTCCGCCGCGCCGGAGAAGAACGGGGCCTCCCAGGCCCTGGCCATGCAGGTGCCGGACGCGTCCGTGAAGACGGAGGCGGGCGCCTCCAAGCCGTGGACGCGCCGCTGGTACGTCTGGGCGGGCGCGGGCGCGGTGGCGCTGCTCGCGGGAGGCGCGGTGTGGGCCGCCACGGCGCCGAATCCCCGGGACACGACGCTCGGCACCGTGGGGCGGTAGGCGGCTTCACGGCACAGCCGCAACGCTTGCGACACGCTCGGCGGCACGGGCGAGGCAGCCCGTGCGGGCCTCCGCGCGGCGGTTCTCGCAGGCCGCCTCGCGGCGAGGAAGCCCGCGCGGGCCTTCAGCGCTGCGGCGGTGGCGGTGCGGCGGCCTGCGCCAGCACCTGCGCGGCGATGCGGCCGATGCGCGCGTGGAACGATGGAGCGTCGTGGAAGGTGAGGCGCACGTCGCCCACCTTCAGCTCGTCGCCCGTGCGCAGGAGGCGCGGCTGCTCCGCCTCCAGCGCTTCGCCGTTCACCGTCACGGGCCGGGACTGCGCCAGCCGCTCCACCTTCCAGCCGCCGTCCGGCGTGGGGTGCAGGGCGAACTGCTCGCGCGACACCGTGGCGTCGTTGACCACGAAGGTGTTGTGCGACGCGCGCCCCAGCTTCAGGGGGCCGCGGTCCGCCACCCCCATCAGCTCGAAGCACAGCGCGTCGCCCGCGGGCAGGCAGTCGCGCAGGTCCATCATGGGCAGCCGCGTGGCCGCCACGTTCTGCTCCTCGGGGACGTTCCACGCGCCCGCCTCCCACACCAGCCACGCGTGCGGGTACTTGGCGTTGAACTTCTCCTGGAGTGCCATGTGCTGCCGGATGAGCAGCGAGAGCAACAGGGCTCGCATGGCCCAGTCATAACCCCATCCGCCGCTTTCGCGTCGCCCTTGCGGCTTTCCAGGTGTCCACGAGTGGGCGAAAGGGCCGGCCCGAAAGGCTACAACCGTGCAACGACAGCCCTGGCCATCCGCTCCGCCGCGCCCGCGTCCATGGGCAGGAAGAGGCACGGCTCCGTCACCTCCACCTCCTGCAGCCGGGTGCGCCCTTCGTTGTCCGTGGCCACGTCCACGCGCGCGTACAACAGCCGCGCGCCTCCGGACGCCTCCATCACCTCGTGCGCCAGCCGCGCTTCCGCCGCGTTGTCCGGCGTGAAGCCGTGCGGCTCCGCGAAGCCCCGGGGCGCGGTGGTCAGCGTGGGAGGGCGGCGCACCGCGTGGCTGAAGACGCCGTTGAAGAAGATGTACGAGCGCTCGCCCTCCGTCTCGAAGGCGCGCAGGTAGGGCTGCACCATCACGTCGCCCTCCTTCGCCAGCTCCGCCACCTTCACGCTCGCGTCATCCCACTGCTCGCGCCGGACGATGAAGACCTTGAGCCCGCCCGCCGCCACCGCGGGCTTGAGCACGACCGCGTCCCAGCCGCGCTCGCGCGCCGTCGCCGCCACGTCCAGCGTCCCGCCGGGCGGCACCCAGACGGTGGGCGTCAAGGGCAGGCCGCGCGCCTCCAGCGTCTTCAAGTAGCCCTTGTGCGTGTTCCACCGGAGCACGTCCGCGGGGTTGAACAGCCGCGTGACGCTCCCCACGCGGTCCGCCCAGGCGACGAACTCCTCGCGGCGCAGGTGGCTGTCCCAGGCGTTGCGCACCACCGCCGCGCGGACGCGGCTCCAATCCACGGTGGGGTCATCCCAGATGACCGGCCGCGCCTCCAGGCCCAGCGCCTGCAGCGCGGGCACCAGCGGCGCGTCCAGCGGGTTCATCTGCGGCAGTCCGGCGTAGGTGATGACGGCGATGTCCAAGGCGGCGGGCTCCAGGCGACGTTGAAACGCGCCGCGTTCTAACGCGCTCCCGTGCCCCGCGCAGCCCCACGCCCCTGGGTCACGCCAGGCGCGCGAGCCCCGGCTTCCCCACGGCCGCCGTCTCCACGGTCTCCTGCGTCAGTTGCTCCGCCAGCGTCTTCGCCTCGCGCGCCACCCGCCCCAGCTCGCCCTGGCCGTGAGGGAAGGGGGCCGCGGGGCCCTCCAGCGCCAGCAGCTGCTGCCGCAGCGCCGCGCCGTTGGGGGTGCGCTTCGCCGGGTCCTTCTGCAGCAGCTGCATGACGATGAGGTCCAGGGCCAGCGGCACCGCGGGGTTGAGCTGCGAGGGCGGGACGACCTCCTGGTCCACCGCCGCGCGCAGCAGCACCTCTTCCGAGTGGCCGCTCAGCGCGCGCCGGCCGGTGAGGGCCTCGTGCAGCGTGAGTCCCAGGGCGAAGAGGTCCGCACGCCCGTCGATGTCCTGGCCCATGGCCTGCTCCGGCGCCATGTAGCCCAGCTTGCCGCGCACGCTGCCCGCCACCGTGAGGTTGGCGCGCACCGCGTCCCGCGCGATGCCGAAGTCCGACAGCTTCACCTCGCCAATGCGCGACACCAGGATGTTGGGCGGGTTCAGGTCGCGGTGGACCAGCCGCAGGGGCACGCCGTCCGCGCTGGTGCGCCGGTGCAGGTAGTCCAGCGCGGACGCCAGCTCCGCGGCCAGGAACGTCGCGGCGGACAGGGGCAGGGGCCGGCGGTTCTGCGGCTTGAGCAGCGCGCTCAGGGGCAGCCCGTCCACGTACTCCATGGCCAGGAAGTAGGTGCCGCCGTGGCGGCCCAGGTCGAACACCTGGACGATGTTGGGGTGGTAGAGCGACGAGCACAGCTCCGCCTCGCGCCGGAACATGGTCACGAACGCCGCGTCGTCCGCGTACGACGGCAGGATGCGCTTCAGGGCCACCTGCTTCTCGAAGCCGCCCTCCGGCGAGTACGTGGCCCGGTACACCTCCGCCATGCCGCCCGCGCCCACGCGCTCATGCAGCACGTACTTGCCCATGACCTCCTGTTCGCGCAGCGCCGCGAGCGCGCTCCGCGTGCGCTCCAGGAAGTGCCGCGCCAGCGTCGCCGTCAGCGCGCCCGTGGCCACGAAGAAGAACGCGCGCACGCAGATGAACAGCGGCGCCAGTGTAACGAGCGGCTCCTCCGGCAACAGCGGCCGCACGAAGCCGAAGTAGAGCGCCAGGTACTCCGCCGCCACCAGCGCGCCCGCGGCCAGCCCCAGGCGCGGGTTGCTGCGCAGGCCCGCCAGCGTCACCAGCGTGCCCCAGATGACCAGCGTGGGCGCGGTGAGCGCGTAGACCGGACCCTTGAAGTGCAGGTCGAACGCCAGCACCACCGCGGGGATGCTCACTTCAATGAAGACGTTCAGCCACGGGATGGCCGGGTGGAACGCGCCGGAGCGCAACACCCACCACATGCAGCCGTAGTAGCCCGACAGCACCGTGGACAGCCCCATCAGCGCGAGCGTCAGGTCCCAGCCCATCGCGGGCCCCAGCGCCGCGGCCACCACCACGCAGATGGCGGACAGGATGCTCATGAAGCGCGCCACTGACAGCTCGCGGGCCTGCGCGTCCCGTCGCAGGTGCGCGTCCAGGAAGCGCGACACGGTGCTGGATGGATTCCGGGTGATCATGTCCCCCCCACTCTAGAACGTGGCAGGACGCGTCATCCGCCTGCTCCCCCACACGTTGGGTGTGCTCCTACCATACCTGCCGCTACACGGAAGACCCTTGGAGCCCCACGAAGTGGACTTCAGGGGTCAGGTATCGCTGAAATGTTGCACCCCCGTTCCATGCCGCATGCGAGGCACGGGGGGCTTTCCTCGTCGCACCTGTTCCTTCTTCAGGCACTGCCTTCGGGCAGGAGGCTTCATGCGCAGCTCCCCCCGTCTATTGCTGGCCGCCCTGGGCGCGGTCCTTCTATTGGGCAGTGCCTGCAGTTCAGATCCAGAGGTCAATGCGGTCTGCGGTGACGGAAAGAAGGAAGGCGCCGAGCAGTGCGATGACGGCAACACCCGAGGGGGAGACGGGTGCGAAGCGAACTGCACCCTGCCGGGGGCGAAGTGCGGTGACGGCGTCAAGGCACCCACGGAGGCGTGCGACGACGGCAACACCACGGGAGGCGACGGGTGCGAGGCGGACTGTACCGTCACCACCCAGCAGACGGTCCAGTGTTGGGCCACGCCTCCCGCGCCGCTCGCGAACGGCGCCACCTGTGAGGTGACGAAGGCGGGCACGGCGGGCAAGCTCTTCACGGGCATCGTCCTCAAGGATGGCCAGACGCTGGTGGGCGGCCAGGTGCTGGTGGACGCGCAGGGCGTCATCACCTGCTCCGAGTGCGACTGCTCGAAGGCGGCGGGCGCCGCGGAGGCCACGGTGGTGACGTGCCCCACGGGCGTCATCTCCCCGGGCCTCATCAACCCGCACGACCACCTCACCTTCCCGGGCTCGCCCCTGGCCAGCACCAGCGTGGAGCGCTACGAGCACCGCCACGACTGGCGCGAGGGCAAGAACAGCCACACCAAGCTGGAGAACAGGTCCAACTCGAAGGCGGACGCGATCCGCTGGTCGGAGCTGCGCCAGGTGATGGCGGGCACCACCGCCATCGCGGGCGCGGGCGGGCAGGCGGGACTCCTGCGCAACATGGACACGGGCGGCAGCGCGGGCATCGCGAACCAGGAGGGCCTGGGGATGCCGTACGCGGACTCGGACACCTTCCCGCTGGGTGACAGCACCGGCAACACCCTGGCGGACAGCTGCTCCTACTCCTCGTTCCCGTCCTCGGCGACCATCACCGGGCGCACGTCCGCGTACCTGCCGCACATCGCGGAGGGCATCGCGGCCACGGCTCAGAACGAGTTCCGCTGCCTGTCCACGGGCGGCGGCAACGTCCTGTTCCCGCGCTCGGCCATCATCCACGGCGTGGGCCTGACCGCCCGGGAGATTTCAGAGATGGCGGCGCACGGCACCGGCCTCGTCTGGTCGCCGCGCTCCAACATCTCGCTGTACGGCGACACGGCGATGGTGACGGCCTACAAGCGGCTGGGCGTGTCCATCTCCCTGGGCACGGACTGGATCCGCTCCGGCTCCATGAACCTCCTGCGCGAGCTGGCGTGCGCGGACCACCTCAACACCACGCGCTACGCCAAGACCTTCACGGACGAGGACCTGTGGCGCATGGTGACGGCCAACGCCGCGGACGCGGTGGAGGTCTCCTCGCGCCTGGGCCGCATCGCCCCGGGCAAGATGGCGGACCTGGCCATCTTCCGCGTGGGCGCGAACGCGGCCTCGCCGTTCCGCGCGGTCATCACCGCGCAGCCGGCGGACGTGGTGCTGACGGTGCGCGGCGGCAAGCCGCTCTACGGCGACCAGGCGCTGGTGGACGGCCTCAAGGGCACGGACGCGTGCGACGCGCTGGACGTGTGCGGCACCCAGAAGGCCGCGTGCGTGAAGTCGGAGATTGGCCAGACGCTGGCGGAGTTCCAGGGCTCCGCGGACACCCGGAACCTCTACCCGCTGTTCGCGTGCGGCACGCCGGCGAACGAGCCCACCTGCGAGCCTTCGCGCAGCGCGGTGAACACCAGCTTCCCGGTGGCCGCCGTCAACGGCTCCACCGTCTACACGGGCGTGGCGAGCGCGGCGGACGCGGACGCGGACGGCATCGAGGACTCCGCCGACAACTGCCCCACCATCTTCAACCCCGTGCGCCCCATGGACAACGAGCGGCAGCTGGACACGGATGGCGACGGCGTGGGTGACGCGTGCGACCCGTGCCCCCTGGAGGCCGGCACCACCGCGTGCCAGGCCTTCCGCGGCGAGGACGACGACCACGACGGCGTGGCCACCTGGAAGGACAACTGCCCCTTCGTGGCCAACGCGGACCAGAAGGACACGGACGGCGACGGCAAGGGCGACATGTGCGACGGCTGCCCGAATGACGCGGCCTCGTGCTCGGTCGCCGACCCGTCCGACTTCGACTACGACGGCGTCGCCGCCCCTGGCGACAACTGCCCGCTCGTGGCCAACCCGGACCAGAAGGACACGGACGGCGACGGCGTGGGTGATGCGTGCGACTCGTGCCCGGGGACCATCCTCGCCGGCGGCGTGTGCGCCACCAGCGTCTACGACGTGAAGGCGACGCCCCGCTTCGGCAACCTGTCGCTGGTGAACGGGAAGGTGGCGGTGGACGACGTGGTGGTGACCGCGGTGGATGCGAAGGCGGACCGCGGCTACTGGGTGCAGGTGGCGAACTACCCGGCCGGCAAGGGCGCGGAGGACTCCGGCCTCTTCATCTACAGCCTCAAGTCCGACGTCGCGGTGGGCGACAACATCCGCGTGGAGGGCACGCTGAAGGAGTACTTCGGCCTGCTGGAGGTGATTGACGGCAAGGTGACGAAGCACAGCGCGGCCAACCCGCTGCCGGCCCCGGCGGTGGTGCGCACGGAGGACATCCGCACCAACGGCCCGAAGGCGAAGGCGCTGGAGGGCGCGCTGGTGGAGGTCCGCAACGTCTTCAACACCCGCCTGGAGAACGACAAGCGCGAGTTCATCGTGGACGAGAACAAGGCCGGCGACCCGGCGTCCTCGGGCCTGATGGTGGATGACCAGGCCTTCTCCTATGCCCCGCAGGTGCTGGGCACGGAGTACACCACGCTGCGCGGCGTGCTCACGTTCACCTTCAGCGACCACAAGCTGCTGCCCCGGAGCGCGGCGGACATGGTCATCCCGCTGCCGCCCCTGCCGGCGCTGACGGGCTTCACGTCCGGCGGCTTCGTGCGCGTGGGCGGCACCCAGGCGATTCCGCAGCGCCTCACCGTGACGATGGCGAAGGCCTACCCGGTGGACGTCACCGTGACCATCGGCTCCAGCGACGCGGCGGCCCTGTCCGCGGCGGGCGGGCAGGTGGTGATTCCGGCCGGCCAGACGAGCGCCACGGTGGCGCTGGAGGCGAAGGCGGTGGCGGCCTCGGTGACCCTCACCGCGACGCTGGGCACGTCCTCCCAGACGACCGCGCTGCGCGTGCTGGGTGAGACCGAAGCGGCCAGCATCACGGACCTCACCCCTGCGACGGTGGGCGTGGCGCCGGGCGGCACGGCGCGCTTCACCGTGACGTTCGACCGGCCGGTGCCGGCCGGCACCCCGCTGGACCTGGAGGTGACGCCCGCGAGCTTCGGCTCCATCACGGCCCGGGCCGTGACGACGGACGCGCTGACGGCCACCTTCGACCTGACCGTGGACGAGGCCAGCACCGGCTCCGGCACGGTGACGCTGGGCACGCTGAGCGCCACGGTGAACGTCATCACGAACATGCCTCGGCTGGTGTCGCTCACCCCGTCCACCGCCACGGTGAACGCGGGCGCGGCCCAGGTGTTCACGGTGACGCTGGAGTACGCTCCGACGGAGCCCGTGCAGGTGCTGCTGGCGCTGACCTCGCCGGCCACGCCCTTCGGCACGCTGGCCGCCACGTCGGTGACGGTGGGCGCGGGCGCGACGACGGCGACGGTGACGTTCACCGCCGCCGCGGAAGGGGAGGGGACGGGCAGGGTGTCCGCTTCGCTCAACGGCATCACGCACTCCGCGGAGCTGACCGTGCTGCCTCCTCCCGCGAAGCTCGCCAGCGTCACGCCGGACACGGTGACGGTGACGGTGGGCACGACGCAGACGTTCACCGTCACGCTGGACCGCAAGGCCCCCGCGGGCGGCGCGGCCGTGGAGGTGGCGTTCAGGCCCGCGGAGCTGGGCTCGCTGGCGGACTCGACGGTGACGGTGCCGGAAGGTCAGACGACCGCGACCTTCGTCTTCACCGCCACGGAGGCCACGGGCGAAGGCCAGCTCACCGCGTCCTACCGGGGCGTGACGAAGGAGGCGGCCGTGACGGTGGCCCCGCCCCAGGGCCACGTCGTCATCAGCGAGTTCTGCGGCGGCACCTCCGAGAACGCGTCGGACGAGTTCATCGAGCTCTACAACCCCACGAACGTGGAGGTCGACATGAGCGGCTGGAAGATCCAGTACCGGGCCGCGGGCGCGACCTCCAAGTACGGTCAGTCCGCCGAGCTGCCCCAGGGCGCGAAGATCAAGGCGCACGGCTACTACCTGCTGGTCGGCAGCGCCTACTCCCTCGCGGTGGAGAAGGACGCGTCGTATTCGTTCAACACGTCCGCCAGCACGTCGGGCGGCGGCCACGTCCGCTTGGGCACGGCCGCCATCGGGCAGGAGGACAACGACGCGAATGCCATCGACACCCTGGGCTACGGCACGGGCGCGGCTCCTGAAGGCGGCCACGCCGCGCCGGCGCACCCCGCGTCCGGCGGCAGCCTGGAGCGCAAGGCCCGGGCGTCCTCCACCTCCGCCACCATGGGCGTGGGCGGCGCGGACGAGTTCGCCGGCAACGGCCAGGACACGGACGACAACGCGGCGGACTTCGTGCAGCGCACGACGCGCCAGCCGCAGAACTCGTCGAGCCCCACCGAGACGCCGTAGTCCCTGCATCCCTCCCCGCTCCCCTCACCCGGGAGCGGGGACGAAAGCCTCCCTGAAATGAAAAACGCCCGGCCCCTCGCATGGGGGACCGGGCGTCTGTTCTTCCGGGCCGCCCGGCCCGGTGGGTTCAGCGCATCAGCCCAGGGGGCCGCGCACGTGGAGGCCGCCGGAGAGGATTTGATCCAACGACGCCATCAGCGGGTCGTAGTTCACCATGCCGCGGTACAGGTTGTGGTGCAGCAGGATGCCCAGGTAGCCGCCCATCATCGTGTGGGCCATGTGCAGCGGGTCCACCTCCTGGCGGAACTCATTGCGCTTCTGGCCGAAGCGGATCATCCCCGCCAGCACCGCCACGTAGAGGGAGATCTTCTCGCGCAGCGCCTCCGCCACGCGGTCGTTGGACTCCGCGGACTCGGCGGACAGCATCCCGAAGAAGATGCCGTATTCGCGGTGGTAGCGCAGGAACTGGGACGTGCGCGACACCACGAACACCAGCTGCTCCCGGCCGGACAGGATGCGGCGCTCGGCGAGCAGCGGCGCGAACTCCATCAGGTAGCGCTGGTGCAATTCCTCGATGGCCGCCAGGAGCAGGTCTTCCTTGGTGGGGAAGTGCCAGTAGAGCGCGCCCGGTGTCATCCGGATGGCTTTCGCCAGGTCCGACATCGTCGTCGACAGGTAGCCCCGCCGAGCGAACAACGTGATGGCGGCCTCCAGGATTTCGACCCGCGTTCGCGCGGCCCGTTCCTGTTTGATTTCGCGCTTCGCTGGTTCCTTGCTCATTTCCGGGTAAATCTACACCTCACGCCAGGAGCGTCACCTTAACGATTTCAGACGGCGCGGCGACGCGCAGGGGCGGGCCCCAGAAACCGGTGCCTCGGCTGACATAGAGGTGGTTGTCGCCGTCCTGAAAGAGACCGGCGTCGTGTTTCCAAATTGCTGAGACGGCGAGGGTGAACGGAAAGAACTGTCCGCCGTGAGTGTGTCCGGACAGTTGCAAGCCCATTCCCGCCTTCGCCGCCACATCCCAATTGGATGGTTGGTGCGCGAGCAGCACCGCGGCGCGGTCTGGATTCCGGCCCTGGATGGCGGCGTCCAGGTTGTAACCCTTGGGGCCGTTACGCATGGACCAGTCGTCCACGCCCACCATGTCGAACGCGCCGCCCGCGTCTCCAATCGTCACGTGACGGTTGCGCAACACGGTGATGCCCAGGCCGGTGAGCGCGTCCGCCCAACTGCTGGCGTTCCAGTAGTACTCGTGGTTGCCGGTGATGAAGTGCGTGCCCGCGCGCGCCTGGAGGTTCTGGAGCGCGGCGACGGAGTGGCGCAGGTCCGCCACCGTGCCGTCCACCAGGTCGCCGGTGATGGCGACCAGGTCCGGCTTGAGCGCGTTGGCCCTCCGCACCAGCTCGTCCATGAAGCGCCGCTGGATGATGGGGCCCACGTGGATGTCGCTCATGTGGACGATGGTGAAGCCATCCAGCGCCTTGGGAAGGCCGGGCAGCCGCACCGCGACCTCGTTGACCACGGGCGGATGGAAGGCGCTCCACATGCCGTAGCCGGTGAGGCCCCCCGCCGCGAGCACCGCGCCGCCCGCGGTGGCCCGCGAGAGGAACAACCGGCGCGCTTCATCCACCGGGGGCACGGCGGGAGGCGGGGGCGGCACCGTGACGGCCAGGTCCGCCAGCGACGGCGGCGTGGCGGGGTCCGGCGCGGGCGTGGCGAGCGGCGCGGCGACGCCCCGGTGCCCGCGCGTGCGCGCCACGAGCCATCTCACCGCGCCCAGCAGCGCCAGGGAGAGCAGCAGGTAGACGGCGACGCCCATCCACGTCCACGCGAACACGGCGACGATGAACGCGGAGGGGATGATGCGCGTCACCACCCAGGACAGGAGCAGCGGCACGCACAGCGCCGTCAGCAGCACCTTGCCGGCGGTGCGCCAGGCGCGGTTCGTGGACGTGTCGCGGAAGAGGCGCCGGTACAGGTAGACGTGGACGTAGACCGACGCGACGCTGACGAGGAGGATGAACAGGATGATGCGCAACGGGCTTTCCACCATGGGAGGCCCATCCTCGCGCGCACGCGCCACGGCGCAACCGGCATGCGCGTGAAGAAGCGTGAAGCGGGCTTCCGAGCCTGGGAGCCCCGTGTCCGGCGCCTGGCTACTTCCGGTGGGTGCCCAGCGCGGCGCCGATCTGCTGCCACTCCTGGGCGTAGGTGCCACGGGAGAAGGCGCGCAGGTCGTCGCCGGTCACCGTGCCGCGGGAGAGCGCCGTGTCGAGCGCCTTCACGATGGCGTTCTTGTGTGGCTGCTCCACGTACGGGTTGTCCTCGCGGAAGACCTCGCCGAAGAGCGTCTCCAGGCGGCCGTCCTGCTTCAGCCGCTCCACGATGCGGTTCTGCGACACGGGCGCGTCCGCGTGCGCGTGCAGCATGGCGGAGGCGATGCCGCTCTGCGCGTCCGCGTCCGGGAACTCCGCCAGCAGCCCCAGCTCCATGTCCGCCTGGGCGATGGACTCCGCGTCCGCCGGAGAGACCGGGGCCTTCACGGCCTGCGTCTGCGCGGGCGTGGGGCGCGTGGGGGCGGGGCGCGCGGGCTCGAAGTCGCTGCGGCCCTGGAAGGAG
This DNA window, taken from Corallococcus coralloides DSM 2259, encodes the following:
- a CDS encoding serine/threonine-protein kinase is translated as MGTDDLLAHTVLSESGDAVTDGGGAPVVMSPAGQEAQEGAVLGNYQLEKLLGEGSMGRVFQARHVRLGRQVALKVLKPEHARDSSFVQRFFQEARTVNQINHEHIVEVFDFVDESPDGHVYCVMELLRGQSLAALLKEEGLTLERVQRMGVQVCAALGAAHQVGVVHRDIKPDNLFITQRSGQQDFVKVLDFGVAKLITTQTGVSLTGTLDGTIIGTPAYMAPEQAAGLPVDARADIYAVGNILYEMLSGHPPFQAPAFGQLVVQIITQQPPPLPSHLPSGERVPPELAQLVMRCLAKEPEGRPQQLAEVTTALLLMPTAPAAEPRTEALVVEEAERPTLRMRVPGLLRSRRLQVSVGLAALALVSGITTWNGLHSMRASHAEQAPAVASATEAAAQGTPAAGAADAVTLTVNSSPPGAKVVRVDTGEELGVTPLTKALSRQAVPPQLRVELAGYVPLERAVELKQDAAAAELSVPLVKASAGPRRAPARAPGRKGGSRDAVIDPFAAQ
- a CDS encoding tetratricopeptide repeat protein — translated: MRSLIRSRRSEPKALSLALALALGTPVPAVAAEATVTSVDDQAREKFSEGNLAYDLGEFDRALKAFSEAYRIKPLPAFLFNIAQCHRQLNNPSRASFFYRRYLSLSQGEPANADVVRELIAEMDTKARVQEEQRRERERFARDRELQKAREQAALAEARANEARLAANPSAAPEKNGASQALAMQVPDASVKTEAGASKPWTRRWYVWAGAGAVALLAGGAVWAATAPNPRDTTLGTVGR
- a CDS encoding FHA domain-containing protein, whose product is MRALLLSLLIRQHMALQEKFNAKYPHAWLVWEAGAWNVPEEQNVAATRLPMMDLRDCLPAGDALCFELMGVADRGPLKLGRASHNTFVVNDATVSREQFALHPTPDGGWKVERLAQSRPVTVNGEALEAEQPRLLRTGDELKVGDVRLTFHDAPSFHARIGRIAAQVLAQAAAPPPPQR
- a CDS encoding ATP-grasp domain-containing protein; the encoded protein is MDIAVITYAGLPQMNPLDAPLVPALQALGLEARPVIWDDPTVDWSRVRAAVVRNAWDSHLRREEFVAWADRVGSVTRLFNPADVLRWNTHKGYLKTLEARGLPLTPTVWVPPGGTLDVAATARERGWDAVVLKPAVAAGGLKVFIVRREQWDDASVKVAELAKEGDVMVQPYLRAFETEGERSYIFFNGVFSHAVRRPPTLTTAPRGFAEPHGFTPDNAAEARLAHEVMEASGGARLLYARVDVATDNEGRTRLQEVEVTEPCLFLPMDAGAAERMARAVVARL
- a CDS encoding serine/threonine-protein kinase, with the protein product MITRNPSSTVSRFLDAHLRRDAQARELSVARFMSILSAICVVVAAALGPAMGWDLTLALMGLSTVLSGYYGCMWWVLRSGAFHPAIPWLNVFIEVSIPAVVLAFDLHFKGPVYALTAPTLVIWGTLVTLAGLRSNPRLGLAAGALVAAEYLALYFGFVRPLLPEEPLVTLAPLFICVRAFFFVATGALTATLARHFLERTRSALAALREQEVMGKYVLHERVGAGGMAEVYRATYSPEGGFEKQVALKRILPSYADDAAFVTMFRREAELCSSLYHPNIVQVFDLGRHGGTYFLAMEYVDGLPLSALLKPQNRRPLPLSAATFLAAELASALDYLHRRTSADGVPLRLVHRDLNPPNILVSRIGEVKLSDFGIARDAVRANLTVAGSVRGKLGYMAPEQAMGQDIDGRADLFALGLTLHEALTGRRALSGHSEEVLLRAAVDQEVVPPSQLNPAVPLALDLIVMQLLQKDPAKRTPNGAALRQQLLALEGPAAPFPHGQGELGRVAREAKTLAEQLTQETVETAAVGKPGLARLA